A part of Rhinoderma darwinii isolate aRhiDar2 chromosome 1, aRhiDar2.hap1, whole genome shotgun sequence genomic DNA contains:
- the LOC142652262 gene encoding olfactory receptor 11A1-like, whose protein sequence is MHLENVNVTEFLLLGFENLHSFRFFIFTLFLIIYIFTLSGNLLIILLVATNAHLRSPMYFFLSNLSIAEVVFTTNIVPNMLDNLLSEDGSISLPGCLTQYYFFSSTATTECLLLAIMSYDRYLAICKPLHYSSVMNFPLCCQTAVWAWLAGLMISMVTLILLSKSNFCGPNVIDNFFCDLSPLIELSCSDTFMLEIESFVFASLLTLLPFVFIITTYIIILYNIFKIPSSTGRDKAFSICSSHLAVVSTYYGTLITMYVAPSRKHIFSISKALSLLYTVFTPLLNPILYSLRNKEIHIALNTVLKHFIQQFNKHKN, encoded by the coding sequence ATGCATCTAGAAAATGTAAATGTGACTGAATTCCTGCTTCTTGGATTTGAAAATCTTCACAGCTttcgattttttatttttactttatttctcATCATCTACATTTTCACATTGTCTGGAAATCTTCTTATCATCTTGCTGGTGGCAACCAATGCTCATCTGCGTTCTCCAATGTACTTCTTCCTTAGCAACCTATCTATAGCCGAGGTTGTTTTCACTACAAATATTGTTCCCAACATGTTAGACAACTTACTTTCAGAAGATGGATCTATATCACTCCCTGGGTGCCTGACTCAATATTATTTCTTCAGCTCTACTGCCACAACTGAATGCTTACTTCTTGCAATTATGTCCTATGACCGATATTTGGCTATATGCAAACCACTACATTACTCTTCTGTTATGAACTTTCCATTGTGCTGCCAGACTGCCGTGTGGGCTTGGTTAGCAGGTTTAATGATATCAATGGTAACCCTTATTTTACTAAGCAAGTCAAATTTTTGTGGTCCAAATGTGATAGATAATTTTTTCTGTGATCTTTCCCCTCTAATAGAACTGTCCTGTTCAGACACATTTATGCTAGAAATTGAATCATTTGTATTTGCATCCCTATTAACATTATTGCcctttgtatttattattacaactTATATTATTATTCTCTACAATATTTTCAAGATCCCTTCATCAACTGGTAGAGATAAGGCGTTTTCCATATGTAGTTCTCATCTTGCTGTCGTATCCACTTATTATGGGACTCTCATCACTATGTATGTAGCACCTTCTCGAAAGCACATATTTAGCATCAGCAAAGCACTGTCACTGCTTTATACGGTTTTTACTCCGCTGTTAAATCCAATTTTGTATAGCCTTAGAAATAAAGAAATTCACATTGCACTGAACACcgttttaaaacattttattcaacaattcaataaacataaaaattaa